A window of Terriglobales bacterium genomic DNA:
GGGCGCAGGCGACGTTTTCGCCAAGCTGGAATATCTGAACCCGGGCTTCAGCGTGAAGGACCGGGCAGCGTTGGGGATGATCGGGCAAGCCGAGCGCGAGGGCAAGCTGCGCCCGGGCTCCACCATCATCGAAGCCACCGCCGGCAACACCGGCGTGGGGCTGGCCCTGATCGGGATCAGCCGCGGCTACCGCGTCACCCTCTTCGTGCCGGAGAAATTCTCGGAGGAAAAGGTCATGGTCATGCGGGCCCTCGGCGCCGAGGTGATCCGCACCCCGGATGCCGAGGGCATGGAAGGCGCCATCCGCCGCGCCCGCGAGATGGCCGCCAGCACCCCGGGTTCCTTCCTCGCCGCGCAGTTCGAGAATCCCGCCAACCCCGACTTCCACTACCAGACCACCGGCCGCGAGATCTTCGAGCAGATGCAGGGGCGCATCGACGCGGTGGTGCTCGGCGCGGGCACGGGCGGCACCTTCACCGGCGTGGCGCGCTACATCAAGGAGCGGTTGCCGCGCGCCCTGGCCATCGCGGTCGAGGCTGAGGGATCGGTGCTGGGCGGCAAGAAGGAGAAGAAGGCGCACAAGGTGGAGGGCATCGGCTCCAGCTTCATCCCCAAGACCTTCGACCAGGCGCTGGCCGACGAAGTCATCATGGTCAGCGACCGCGATGCCTTCCAGATGGTGAAGGACCTGGCCGCGAAAGAGGGTGTGCTGGGCGGCTCCAGCGCCGGGGCCGCGGTCTGGGCGGCGGTCGAAGTGGCGAAGCGCCTGGGGCAAGGCAAGCGCGTGGTCACCCTGATTCCGGATCTTTCGGAGCGCTACCTCTCCAAGGGGATCTTCGACGGGGCCTAGGGGTTTATTCATTTACTCATTTACTGATTTATTGATTTTCGGAGCTTCTCGCCCGGAAACGGCAGTTCGCTCAGCCGGCAAAATCAATAAATGAACAAATCAATAAATGAATAAATCTGCAACAGCATGTGTTGTGGTCGCCGCGGCCGTTCTGGTCTGCCTGGCGCAGGAACTCAAGCCCGAGGACGTCCTGGAGGGAGCGGCGGCCAGCGCCAAGAGCTACCTGCGCGACACCACCGAACTGCCGCTCCAGGTGTCCACCACCATCCAGGAATTCGACTCCGCCGGGAAACAGCGCAAGACCCGGCGCGACAGCCACCGCTTCACCATCGTGCAGGCGCGTCCCGACGAGTACAAGACGCGCAGCAGCGTCAGCGCGGGGACCTTCGTGTTTCATCACCGGAGCATGATCGAGCAGATCGATGCCGACGTCACCGCCGTGGCCGCGGGGATGCTCTTGCGCTCCGACGTACGCCAGGGCTTCGACTTCCAGATCTCACGCCCGGGCGAGCGCCCCTTGTTCCGGGTGAGCTATCAATCTCACCCGGGTTGTGGCTTCGAGATCAACAGCCGGCACTTGAAGCTCCGCAACTGGTGCGGCGAGGGCGAGTACGTGGTGGAGCCGGGCAGCTACGCGCTGCAGCATTTCACTTTCGCTGCGGCGCACACGCCCGCCCCCGTGCTCGAAGGCAGGACGCTGAGGAGTTATCGAGTGGAAGAAACCTTTCAGACGATCTCGGTGCCGGGCGTCGCTCGACCCTTTGTCGTGCCCAGGACCCTCACCACCACCTACGAGGATGAAGGAGGCAGGACCGTGCTGAACAGCGAATTCACGCTCTTGCCGCAAGAATCAAAGGGGAAGGACTCGCCATGAAAGCCAAGGAACCCGGATTCGCCACCAAGTGCATCCACGCGGGCCAGGAGCCGGAGCCGCTGACCGGCGCGGTCAGCGTGCCCATCTTCGCCACCTCCACTTACGTGCAGGAGGAGCTGGGGAAGCCGCGGCTGGGCTACGAGTACGCGCGCGTCACCAACCCCACCCGCGACCGGCTGCAGGAGAGCCTGGCGGCGCTGGAGGGCGGCGTGGCCTCGCGCGTCTTCGCCAGCGGCATGGCCGCCATCAGCGCGCTCTGCACCACCCTCAAGAAGGGCGACCACGTGGTGTGCTCGCACAACGTCTATGGCGGCGTGCCCCGGCTCTTCAACCAGATCCTCACCCACTACGGCCTGGAGTTCACTTACGTGGACACCTCCGACACGGCGGCGGTGGAGAAGTCGCTGCGGCGCAGCACCCGCTTCGTGTACGTGGAGACGCCCACCAACCCGCTGATGACCATC
This region includes:
- the cysK gene encoding cysteine synthase A, which produces MTIKAAEAAHLRVVEDITELVGETPMLRLRRVVPPGAGDVFAKLEYLNPGFSVKDRAALGMIGQAEREGKLRPGSTIIEATAGNTGVGLALIGISRGYRVTLFVPEKFSEEKVMVMRALGAEVIRTPDAEGMEGAIRRAREMAASTPGSFLAAQFENPANPDFHYQTTGREIFEQMQGRIDAVVLGAGTGGTFTGVARYIKERLPRALAIAVEAEGSVLGGKKEKKAHKVEGIGSSFIPKTFDQALADEVIMVSDRDAFQMVKDLAAKEGVLGGSSAGAAVWAAVEVAKRLGQGKRVVTLIPDLSERYLSKGIFDGA